CCCGAAATCCACTGCCCAGGTGTCAAGCCCTATGCTAGCTACCCGGCCGCCAACCCGCGCAACGCTGCGCCTCAACCCTTCCTTAATCTGCTCGAACAGGTACAAGACATCCCAATGAAGGCTGTCAAGGATGCGCGCCGGCCCGTTCGGAAAGCGGTATGTCTCTTCGAGCCGGAGCCTGGCCCCATCGAAGCGCCCGA
Above is a window of Candidatus Neomarinimicrobiota bacterium DNA encoding:
- a CDS encoding rhamnulokinase, which gives rise to MIRNYIALDLGAESGRAVVGRFDGARLRLEETYRFPNGPARILDSLHWDVLYLFEQIKEGLRRSVARVGGRVASIGLDTWAVDFG